The proteins below are encoded in one region of Acidimicrobiales bacterium:
- a CDS encoding cyclase family protein, with protein MAYPEPFHRLAKKVNNWGRWGSDDEIGTINLITPEVRRRAAACVRTGRSFSLALPLSETEGIQTGLLPGRLNPVRAMVQINTPLTGDPADFCSSDDMVVMGLQCATHWDGLGHVSYEGRLYNGNSAASITAFGASVCGIHKIRTLVSRGVLLDVARTLGTDRLDGGYAVTASDLDAAEARAGLEVGPGDVVLVRTGQMALLASGDKAGYGAPAPGLSTMTVEWFRDRDVAAVATDTLTFEVWPGEDDAAILPVHLLHLVEMGMTQGQNWVLDELAEDCAADGVHEFLLEASPQPFTNAVGSPVNPVAVK; from the coding sequence ATGGCGTACCCCGAGCCGTTCCACCGCCTGGCCAAGAAGGTCAACAACTGGGGGCGGTGGGGGTCCGACGACGAGATCGGCACCATCAACCTGATCACGCCCGAGGTGCGCAGGCGGGCGGCCGCCTGCGTGCGGACGGGGCGGAGCTTCTCGTTGGCACTCCCCCTGTCGGAGACCGAGGGAATCCAGACCGGGCTCCTGCCCGGCCGCCTCAACCCCGTGCGGGCCATGGTGCAGATCAACACGCCGCTCACGGGCGACCCGGCGGACTTCTGCTCGAGCGACGACATGGTCGTGATGGGGCTGCAATGCGCGACGCACTGGGACGGACTGGGGCACGTCAGCTACGAGGGTCGCCTTTACAACGGCAACTCGGCGGCGAGCATCACCGCCTTCGGGGCGTCGGTATGCGGGATCCACAAGATCAGGACGCTGGTCAGCCGGGGTGTGCTCCTGGACGTGGCCCGGACGTTGGGAACCGATCGGCTGGATGGGGGCTACGCCGTCACCGCCTCGGATCTCGATGCCGCCGAGGCTCGTGCCGGGCTCGAGGTCGGACCCGGAGACGTGGTCCTGGTCCGCACCGGGCAGATGGCTCTGCTGGCCAGCGGGGACAAGGCCGGCTACGGGGCGCCGGCGCCGGGTCTGTCGACGATGACGGTCGAATGGTTTCGCGACCGCGACGTCGCCGCCGTGGCGACCGACACGCTCACCTTCGAGGTGTGGCCGGGCGAGGACGACGCCGCGATCCTGCCCGTCCACCTGCTGCACCTGGTCGAGATGGGCATGACCCAGGGCCAGAACTGGGTGCTCGACGAGCTGGCCGAGGACTGTGCCGCCGACGGCGTGCACGAGTTCCTGCTGGAGGCCTCGCCCCAGCCCTTCACCAATGCCGTGGGCTCGCCGGTCAACCCGGTGGCCGTCAAGTAG
- a CDS encoding AMP-binding protein, translating to MSPSPHDGSSFTDGTMWALIERRARETPDDLMAVDESGRRISFGDYHRAAERTAAGLSALGVAEGVGVSWQLPTWIESLVLVAALSRLGAVQNPVLPIYRDRELRFMTAQTGARLLVVPPVWRGFDFQAMAASIAADRDDLEVLVVDRALPDADPSLLPPPAPVPGSPAALPTAWVFYTSGTTADPKGARHTDATIAAAAVAMNVALDLAPEDRSALVFPFTHIGGITWLFSSLMTGAANVCVERFDPTETIEVLSREDVTLAGSGTPFHLAYLDAQRRQPGKPIFPLVRAFPGGGAPKPPQLHYDLKAELGGVGIVSGYGLTECPILSMAAVGDPDDKLANTEGRASPGVQLEVVSTDGVPVGTGQEGELRVKGPQLFRGYVDASLDAEALDEHGFFRTGDLGVVDEEGFVAITGRLKDVIIRKGENISAKEVEDLLYQHPKVADVAVIGLPDPALGERCCAVVAAKEGSEPLELGEIVAFLTGQGLAIQKAPEQLELIDVVPRNPTGKTLKHELRQRLSS from the coding sequence ATGAGCCCGAGCCCGCACGACGGGAGCAGCTTCACGGACGGCACCATGTGGGCGCTGATCGAGCGCCGCGCCCGCGAGACGCCCGACGACCTGATGGCGGTGGACGAGTCTGGCCGCCGGATCAGCTTCGGCGACTACCACCGCGCCGCCGAACGCACCGCTGCCGGTCTGTCCGCCCTCGGAGTCGCCGAAGGCGTCGGCGTGTCGTGGCAGCTCCCGACCTGGATCGAGTCCCTCGTGCTCGTCGCCGCCCTCTCCCGCCTGGGCGCGGTGCAAAATCCTGTGCTCCCGATCTACCGGGATCGAGAGCTGCGCTTCATGACCGCCCAGACCGGCGCCCGCCTGCTCGTCGTGCCGCCAGTGTGGCGCGGCTTCGACTTCCAGGCCATGGCCGCTTCGATCGCCGCTGACCGCGACGACCTCGAGGTGCTCGTGGTCGACCGGGCCCTGCCCGATGCCGATCCGTCCCTCCTGCCCCCGCCGGCGCCGGTGCCGGGCTCGCCGGCGGCCCTGCCGACGGCGTGGGTGTTCTACACCTCGGGCACCACCGCCGATCCCAAGGGCGCCCGGCACACCGACGCCACCATCGCCGCCGCCGCCGTGGCCATGAACGTGGCCCTGGACCTCGCCCCGGAGGACCGCAGCGCCCTGGTCTTCCCGTTCACGCACATCGGGGGGATCACCTGGCTCTTCTCCAGCCTCATGACCGGCGCCGCCAACGTGTGTGTCGAGCGCTTCGATCCCACCGAGACGATCGAGGTGCTGTCGCGCGAGGACGTGACCCTGGCCGGATCGGGCACGCCCTTCCACCTCGCCTACCTCGACGCCCAGCGCCGGCAGCCGGGAAAGCCGATCTTCCCCCTGGTGCGGGCCTTTCCGGGCGGCGGGGCCCCCAAGCCACCCCAGCTGCACTACGACCTCAAGGCCGAGCTCGGTGGGGTGGGCATCGTGTCGGGTTACGGGCTCACCGAGTGCCCGATCTTGTCAATGGCCGCAGTGGGTGATCCCGACGACAAGCTCGCCAACACCGAGGGTCGCGCCTCACCCGGTGTGCAGCTCGAGGTCGTGAGCACCGACGGCGTCCCCGTCGGCACCGGCCAGGAGGGCGAGCTTCGGGTCAAGGGGCCCCAGCTCTTTCGGGGCTACGTCGACGCCAGCCTCGACGCCGAGGCCCTCGACGAGCACGGGTTCTTCCGGACCGGAGACCTCGGTGTCGTCGACGAGGAGGGCTTCGTGGCCATCACCGGGCGGCTGAAGGACGTGATCATCCGCAAGGGCGAGAACATCAGCGCCAAGGAGGTCGAGGACCTCCTCTACCAGCATCCGAAGGTCGCGGACGTGGCGGTCATCGGCCTGCCCGATCCCGCGCTCGGCGAGCGCTGCTGTGCGGTGGTCGCGGCGAAGGAGGGATCCGAGCCCCTCGAGCTCGGGGAGATCGTCGCCTTCCTCACCGGCCAAGGCCTGGCGATCCAGAAGGCACCCGAGCAGCTGGAGCTGATCGACGTCGTACCCCGCAACCCGACGGGCAAGACGCTCAAGCACGAGCTCCGACAACGGTTGTCGAGCTAG
- a CDS encoding glucose 1-dehydrogenase — protein sequence MGSRLEGKVALVTGGGSGIGRASALAFADEGATVVVADVDQAGGAETVHAVTDAGGTARSVSYDVTRSDEVAAMVADVVAGNGRLDCAHNNAGTSGATAFTADYPEEEWDRVLALNLRSVFLCMKHEIPAMVDQGGGAIVNTSSGAGLMGFAGLPAYVASKHGVVGLTKATALEYVKSGIRINAVCPGSTRTPMLEAFMGGDPAMEKMMARSAPIGRLGTPSEIAAAVVWLCTDEASFVVGHALAVDGGAVIQ from the coding sequence ATGGGATCGCGCCTGGAGGGAAAGGTCGCTCTCGTCACCGGGGGCGGGTCCGGCATCGGCCGCGCGTCCGCCCTCGCCTTTGCCGACGAGGGGGCGACGGTCGTCGTCGCCGACGTGGACCAGGCCGGAGGGGCCGAGACCGTCCACGCCGTCACCGACGCCGGGGGCACGGCCCGCTCCGTCTCCTACGACGTGACCAGGTCGGACGAGGTCGCCGCCATGGTTGCGGACGTCGTCGCCGGCAACGGACGGCTCGACTGCGCCCACAACAACGCCGGCACCTCGGGCGCCACCGCGTTCACTGCCGACTATCCCGAGGAGGAGTGGGACCGGGTGCTGGCGCTCAACCTGCGGAGCGTCTTCCTGTGCATGAAGCACGAGATCCCGGCCATGGTCGACCAGGGGGGCGGAGCCATCGTCAACACGTCTTCTGGCGCCGGGCTGATGGGGTTCGCAGGCCTCCCCGCCTACGTGGCCAGCAAGCACGGCGTCGTTGGGCTCACAAAGGCCACGGCCCTCGAGTACGTGAAGTCCGGGATCCGGATCAACGCCGTGTGCCCGGGCAGCACCCGCACGCCGATGCTCGAGGCGTTCATGGGTGGTGACCCCGCGATGGAGAAGATGATGGCGCGCAGCGCCCCCATCGGGCGGCTGGGAACCCCGAGCGAGATCGCCGCCGCCGTGGTGTGGCTGTGCACGGACGAGGCGTCGTTCGTGGTCGGCCATGCTCTCGCCGTCGACGGCGGCGCCGTCATCCAGTAG
- a CDS encoding TetR family transcriptional regulator — protein MAPMAEQGSSQPPSQESPPDPSATDLRATDGRVPGRRGQATRRRLIDCTADLLGTTSWRDIKVIDIASAAGTSPATFYQYFANVEQVILVLAEELGEEVGSLAALVHGQWKGDRGWDTAVGFVQAFMDYWERHRSVFRVVDLATEEGDLRFRGMRTRALNGVTVAIADVIETSRQEGRSPAADSMAMAGSIVAMLGQVASHRYGFEFWGIRTAGLIESQASLLYWSVTGRKPPRH, from the coding sequence ATGGCGCCGATGGCCGAGCAGGGCTCATCGCAGCCCCCGTCGCAGGAATCGCCCCCGGATCCGTCGGCCACCGACCTGCGGGCGACTGACGGGCGGGTGCCCGGTCGCCGCGGTCAGGCGACGCGGCGCCGGCTGATCGACTGCACGGCCGATCTGCTCGGCACCACCTCGTGGCGGGACATCAAGGTGATCGACATCGCCAGCGCCGCCGGGACCTCGCCGGCCACCTTCTACCAGTACTTCGCCAACGTGGAGCAGGTCATCCTGGTCCTGGCCGAGGAGCTCGGCGAGGAGGTGGGGTCGCTGGCAGCGCTCGTGCACGGCCAGTGGAAGGGCGACCGGGGCTGGGACACGGCGGTGGGGTTCGTGCAGGCCTTCATGGACTACTGGGAGCGCCATCGCTCGGTCTTCCGCGTCGTGGACCTCGCCACCGAGGAGGGGGACCTGCGCTTTCGGGGGATGAGGACCAGAGCGCTGAACGGTGTCACCGTCGCTATCGCCGACGTCATCGAGACCAGTCGCCAGGAGGGCCGGTCCCCGGCGGCCGACTCCATGGCCATGGCGGGGTCGATCGTCGCCATGTTGGGGCAGGTGGCCAGCCACCGCTACGGGTTCGAGTTCTGGGGCATCCGCACTGCCGGTCTCATCGAGAGCCAGGCGTCCCTCCTGTACTGGAGCGTCACCGGGCGCAAGCCTCCCCGGCACTGA
- a CDS encoding acyl-CoA dehydrogenase family protein produces MYIGYTPEQEALRQELREYYGRLLTRNVEEELSRSEGVGPTVRRVVRQMGTDGWLGIGWPEEYGGQGRSAIEQFVFFDESMRAGAPVPMLTINTVGPTLMNFGSDELRQRFLPRILGGEIHFSIGYTEPGAGTDLASLQTKAVRDGDEYVINGQKIFTSLATGADYVWLAARTNPEVPKHKGISIFIIPTDTPGFKVQPMQLMGEQNTNYTFYEDVRIPATNLVGEENGGWKLITSQLNHERVTLCSPGIVERNLAEVRRWAQETKLADGRRVVDQEWVQINLARVHARLEFLKLMNWKVAWTATQDRLDVADASSIKVFGTEFYLEAFKLLFEIVGQVGYLKRGSPESVLSSRLEQLYRGLLILTFGGGTNEIQRELIAMFGLGLPKSR; encoded by the coding sequence GTGTACATCGGCTACACGCCCGAGCAGGAAGCCCTGCGCCAGGAGCTGCGTGAGTACTACGGCCGGCTCCTGACCCGCAACGTCGAGGAGGAGCTCTCCCGCAGCGAAGGGGTCGGTCCCACCGTTCGCCGGGTCGTCCGGCAGATGGGCACCGACGGCTGGCTCGGCATCGGCTGGCCCGAGGAGTACGGGGGGCAGGGGCGATCGGCGATCGAGCAGTTCGTCTTCTTCGACGAATCGATGCGAGCCGGCGCGCCGGTGCCGATGCTCACCATCAACACGGTGGGCCCCACGCTCATGAACTTCGGCTCCGACGAGCTGCGCCAGCGGTTCCTGCCGAGGATCCTCGGCGGTGAGATCCACTTCTCGATCGGCTATACGGAGCCCGGCGCCGGGACCGACCTGGCCTCGCTCCAGACCAAGGCCGTGCGCGACGGGGACGAGTACGTCATCAACGGGCAGAAGATCTTCACCAGCCTGGCGACCGGCGCCGACTACGTGTGGCTGGCCGCCCGCACCAATCCCGAGGTGCCCAAGCACAAGGGCATCTCGATCTTCATCATCCCGACCGACACGCCGGGTTTCAAGGTTCAGCCCATGCAGCTCATGGGCGAGCAGAACACGAACTACACCTTCTACGAGGACGTCCGGATCCCGGCGACCAACCTGGTCGGCGAGGAGAACGGCGGCTGGAAGCTCATCACCAGCCAGCTCAACCACGAGCGGGTCACCCTGTGCTCGCCGGGCATCGTCGAGCGCAACCTCGCCGAGGTGCGACGGTGGGCCCAGGAGACCAAGCTCGCGGATGGCCGCCGGGTCGTCGACCAGGAGTGGGTGCAGATCAACCTGGCCAGAGTCCACGCCCGCCTCGAGTTCTTGAAGCTCATGAACTGGAAGGTCGCCTGGACGGCTACCCAGGACCGCCTGGATGTGGCCGACGCCTCGTCCATCAAGGTCTTCGGCACCGAGTTCTACCTCGAGGCCTTCAAGCTGCTCTTCGAGATCGTCGGGCAGGTGGGTTACCTGAAGCGCGGCTCGCCCGAGTCGGTGCTCTCCTCGCGCCTCGAGCAGCTCTACCGCGGCCTGCTCATCCTGACCTTCGGCGGGGGCACCAACGAGATCCAGCGGGAGCTGATCGCCATGTTCGGCCTCGGCTTGCCCAAGTCCCGATAG
- a CDS encoding acyl-CoA dehydrogenase family protein translates to MDFALNDEQEAVRDLAKQILEGHLSQERLKEVEAGAERIDRRLWAELARANLLGIGLPEDAGGSGLGFVELFLLLEQVGRTVAPVPVLPTLVLGALPIAAHGTLEQRQRYLPPVVAGDLVLTAALVEVGTEPTRPVTTARRDGAVWRLDGVKVCVPAAHGAGRVLVPAATGEDSVGLFLLDPAGDGVQADDQQTTSGQPEQRLELAGAAVAAEDVLGDPHGGGPVLDWLLERATVAHCAVAVGVCEEALRLTAEYTRTREQFGRPIASFQAVGQRAADAYIDTEAVRLTALHAAWRLSSGLPAAEEVAVAKFWAADGGQRVVHAAQHLHGGLGVDRDYPLHRYFLWAKQLELSLGGATAQLRHLGSLLANEPVGSG, encoded by the coding sequence ATGGACTTCGCCCTCAACGACGAGCAGGAGGCCGTCCGGGACCTGGCCAAGCAGATCCTGGAGGGCCATCTCAGCCAGGAGCGCCTGAAGGAGGTGGAGGCCGGCGCCGAACGCATCGACCGGCGACTCTGGGCCGAGCTGGCCCGAGCCAACCTCCTCGGGATCGGGCTGCCCGAGGACGCGGGGGGCAGCGGGCTCGGCTTCGTCGAGCTGTTCCTGCTTCTGGAGCAGGTGGGCCGCACGGTGGCGCCCGTCCCCGTCCTGCCTACCCTGGTCCTGGGCGCCCTGCCCATCGCTGCGCACGGGACGCTCGAGCAGCGCCAGCGGTACCTTCCCCCGGTCGTCGCCGGCGATCTGGTCCTCACCGCAGCTCTGGTCGAGGTCGGCACCGAGCCGACCCGGCCCGTCACCACTGCCCGGCGCGACGGCGCCGTCTGGCGCCTCGACGGGGTGAAGGTGTGCGTGCCTGCGGCCCACGGGGCCGGACGGGTGCTGGTGCCGGCGGCCACCGGGGAGGACTCCGTGGGCCTGTTTCTGCTCGACCCGGCGGGCGACGGTGTGCAGGCCGACGATCAGCAGACGACGAGCGGCCAGCCCGAGCAGCGCCTGGAGCTGGCTGGCGCGGCGGTGGCGGCCGAGGACGTGCTCGGAGATCCCCACGGCGGCGGCCCGGTGCTCGACTGGCTGCTCGAGCGGGCGACCGTGGCCCACTGCGCGGTGGCGGTCGGCGTGTGCGAGGAGGCGCTCCGGCTCACAGCCGAGTACACGAGGACCCGCGAGCAGTTCGGGCGCCCCATCGCCTCGTTCCAGGCGGTCGGGCAACGGGCCGCCGACGCGTACATCGACACCGAGGCCGTCCGGCTCACCGCCCTGCACGCCGCCTGGCGGCTCTCCTCGGGGCTGCCCGCGGCCGAGGAGGTGGCGGTGGCCAAGTTCTGGGCCGCCGACGGCGGCCAGCGCGTCGTGCACGCCGCCCAGCACCTGCACGGCGGGCTGGGGGTGGACCGCGACTATCCGCTCCATCGTTACTTTCTGTGGGCCAAGCAGCTCGAGCTCAGCCTCGGCGGCGCGACCGCCCAGCTGCGTCACCTCGGCTCGCTCTTGGCCAACGAGCCGGTGGGGTCCGGCTAG
- a CDS encoding TetR family transcriptional regulator, giving the protein MADVTLTGAQAARRQRVIDAAMALGAEGGYDAVQMRDVAARAQVAMGTVYRYFSSKDHVLAAALAGWALALEGRLAQAPPRGATSVDRVVDVLRRAVRGIERQPRMMAAMASAISSLDPGAVTCQHDLDATMERIIRRAIGEPEPAQVADIIRILEHVWFSSLLSWMNGRSDVQNMGSELEIAARLLLRDSDRSLRRGRSA; this is encoded by the coding sequence ATGGCTGACGTCACCCTCACTGGCGCCCAGGCGGCGCGTCGCCAGCGGGTCATCGACGCGGCCATGGCCCTCGGGGCCGAGGGTGGGTACGACGCGGTCCAGATGCGCGACGTGGCGGCGCGGGCCCAGGTCGCCATGGGCACCGTGTACCGGTACTTCTCGTCCAAGGACCACGTGCTGGCGGCGGCCCTGGCCGGGTGGGCCCTGGCGCTGGAGGGCCGACTGGCCCAGGCACCGCCCCGCGGGGCGACCTCGGTCGACCGCGTGGTCGACGTGCTGCGGCGGGCGGTGCGGGGCATCGAGCGCCAGCCCCGGATGATGGCGGCCATGGCGAGCGCCATCTCCTCCCTCGACCCGGGGGCGGTCACGTGCCAGCACGACCTCGACGCCACCATGGAGCGGATCATCCGCCGGGCCATCGGCGAGCCCGAGCCGGCGCAGGTCGCCGACATCATCCGCATCCTCGAGCACGTGTGGTTCTCGTCCCTCCTCAGCTGGATGAACGGGCGCAGCGACGTGCAGAACATGGGATCGGAGCTCGAGATCGCCGCCCGCCTCCTCCTGCGCGACAGCGACCGCTCGCTGCGTCGGGGCCGGTCGGCATGA
- a CDS encoding cysteine hydrolase — protein MKPALVEPGHTAVLTMEMQRGVVGDLSMMDSLVAEVAAAGTIESTARLVAAARGAGVRVVHCTAEFRPDLAGTPINSPLIAFWARRPGHMRAGTPSTEVVPEIGLDDLDLVAPRRHGVSPFTGTSLDATLRGLGVTTVVATGVSVNLAIPGLCIEAVNLGYQVVVATDAVAGVPRAYADAVMENTLALLATRAPVDEIAGAWSTAEVRA, from the coding sequence ATGAAGCCGGCGCTAGTGGAGCCGGGTCACACGGCCGTCCTGACCATGGAGATGCAACGCGGCGTGGTGGGCGACCTCTCCATGATGGACAGCCTCGTCGCCGAGGTCGCCGCGGCCGGGACCATCGAGAGCACGGCGCGTCTGGTCGCCGCGGCCCGTGGCGCGGGCGTCCGGGTCGTGCACTGCACGGCTGAATTTCGCCCCGACCTGGCCGGCACTCCCATCAACAGTCCGCTCATCGCCTTCTGGGCGCGCCGGCCCGGTCACATGCGGGCGGGCACACCGTCGACCGAGGTTGTTCCCGAGATCGGTCTCGACGACCTGGACCTCGTCGCGCCGCGCAGGCACGGCGTCTCTCCGTTCACCGGGACCTCGCTCGATGCCACGCTGCGCGGTCTCGGCGTGACCACCGTGGTCGCCACGGGTGTCTCGGTCAACCTCGCCATCCCCGGGCTGTGCATCGAGGCCGTCAACCTCGGCTACCAGGTCGTGGTCGCGACCGACGCCGTGGCCGGCGTCCCCCGTGCGTACGCCGACGCCGTGATGGAGAACACCCTCGCTCTGCTCGCGACCCGGGCCCCGGTGGACGAGATCGCCGGCGCCTGGAGCACGGCCGAGGTGCGGGCGTGA
- a CDS encoding TIGR03619 family F420-dependent LLM class oxidoreductase, which produces MRFHQAVAFLPTDQVLELGRAADAMGYAGVYVSDHIFYPRELRSRYTYSPHDDGSPVWSPETHWPDPWCLISALAAITTDLELTTGVYVAPARDLLTVAKLVSTAAVISGNRVRLGVGAGWCREEFEATGQSFDDRGRRLDDMIPALRALWGGGWVEYHGPHYDVAPLQMNPAPTAPIPIYGGGHSEPALRRAATRCDGWLCASAYTPDEARHHLGRLQDHLKVAGRDGEPYTVYMALMAPPDRDLYLSMEDAGVTDLLCAPWMFAQEPSGADPRSSLDARIAATEKFATDVIARM; this is translated from the coding sequence GTGAGGTTCCACCAGGCAGTCGCCTTCCTGCCGACCGACCAGGTGCTCGAGCTGGGGCGGGCCGCGGACGCCATGGGCTACGCCGGCGTCTACGTCTCCGACCACATCTTCTATCCCCGCGAGCTGCGGTCCCGGTACACCTACTCGCCGCACGACGACGGGTCGCCCGTGTGGTCGCCCGAGACCCACTGGCCCGATCCCTGGTGCCTGATCTCCGCTCTCGCCGCCATCACGACAGACCTCGAGCTCACGACCGGTGTGTACGTCGCGCCGGCTCGCGACCTGCTCACGGTGGCCAAGCTGGTGTCCACGGCGGCGGTGATCTCGGGCAACCGGGTGCGGCTCGGCGTGGGCGCGGGCTGGTGCCGCGAGGAGTTCGAGGCCACCGGGCAGTCGTTCGACGACCGGGGACGCCGCCTCGACGACATGATCCCCGCCCTCCGGGCGCTCTGGGGCGGAGGCTGGGTCGAGTACCACGGTCCCCACTACGACGTGGCGCCGCTCCAGATGAACCCGGCGCCGACCGCGCCCATCCCGATCTACGGCGGCGGCCACAGCGAGCCCGCGCTGCGCCGGGCGGCGACACGCTGTGACGGCTGGCTGTGCGCCAGCGCCTACACGCCCGACGAGGCCCGTCATCACCTGGGCCGCCTCCAGGACCACCTGAAGGTCGCCGGCCGCGATGGCGAGCCCTACACCGTCTACATGGCCCTCATGGCGCCGCCCGACCGCGACCTGTACCTCAGCATGGAGGATGCGGGCGTGACAGACCTGCTGTGCGCGCCGTGGATGTTCGCCCAGGAGCCATCCGGCGCCGATCCTCGTTCGAGCCTGGACGCCAGGATCGCCGCCACCGAGAAGTTCGCGACCGACGTCATCGCCCGGATGTGA